atatatttgaatttcagtgttaaaatttaaatttttgtctTCCATTAGAATGTCTTTTGGACCAAAAGGCAACGTTGAACTGCATCGATTATGAGAGTAACAGTTATCAGCCCAACATCAATGTTATAACTCAGGCCATAGTACCCGAAAACAAAGTACAATTCGCTGCATCTTCAGACGCTGCTTCGCTTCTTTCTGCCGCCGATTACCAGCTCAATGATGGTCCATCACTTGTTCTACAGCAATTAACGCCGCCGCAGTCTCCGCCTCAATTCGATAGTTACAAACAGACGGTCGATGCACTGCCAAAACCCGTGCTCGTAAAGGCCGAGCAAAAGGTGGTAAGTCATAATATGAGTGTGCATTGTACTTATATGTGTTCTTAATAAACCTTCAAATATTGCAGCAATGCTATACTCCTGATGTTACAAACGCAGTTTCTGCCACGACCTTTAACTTTAACAACTGGGTAGGCGGCAGCGAAATTGCCCGCGAGAACCAACTGGTCGATGATATCGTCAATATGCGTGCTAAGGAGCTCGAGTTCTCCACGAACTGGCAGCAGTTCAACGAGGACTGCGAGTCTCAGGCGTCTTCATCTTTAGACAGCAGAAGCACAGAAAGCGGAGTGTGCAGCAGCATCGCCGACGCCGACGAGGACTGGGTTCCACAGCTTATcagcagctcctcctcgcCAGCTCACACACCTATCGAGCAGTCTGCGTCCCAGCCAAAAAAGCGCACTCGCACTTACGGGCGAGGTGTAGAGGATCGAAAGATCaggaaaaaggagc
This genomic stretch from Drosophila mauritiana strain mau12 chromosome 2L, ASM438214v1, whole genome shotgun sequence harbors:
- the LOC117136986 gene encoding activating transcription factor of chaperone isoform X3, whose amino-acid sequence is MSTYIFMQAYECLLDQKATLNCIDYESNSYQPNINVITQAIVPENKVQFAASSDAASLLSAADYQLNDGPSLVLQQLTPPQSPPQFDSYKQTVDALPKPVLVKAEQKVQCYTPDVTNAVSATTFNFNNWVGGSEIARENQLVDDIVNMRAKELEFSTNWQQFNEDCESQASSSLDSRSTESGVCSSIADADEDWVPQLISSSSSPAHTPIEQSASQPKKRTRTYGRGVEDRKIRKKEQNKNAATRYRQKKKLEMENVLGEEHVLSKENEQLRRTLQERRNEMRYLRQLIREFYQERKR
- the LOC117136986 gene encoding uncharacterized protein LOC117136986 isoform X1 codes for the protein MDASFHQTMESLQLPKELYWDLKMEPQSPTSVLGSDLFPLTDSSDTEWLYDHNFANGIILIGDDEAMTLNEAASLELLSDEEMVVEIFDLKDEECLLDQKATLNCIDYESNSYQPNINVITQAIVPENKVQFAASSDAASLLSAADYQLNDGPSLVLQQLTPPQSPPQFDSYKQTVDALPKPVLVKAEQKVQCYTPDVTNAVSATTFNFNNWVGGSEIARENQLVDDIVNMRAKELEFSTNWQQFNEDCESQASSSLDSRSTESGVCSSIADADEDWVPQLISSSSSPAHTPIEQSASQPKKRTRTYGRGVEDRKIRKKEQNKNAATRYRQKKKLEMENVLGEEHVLSKENEQLRRTLQERRNEMRYLRQLIREFYQERKR
- the LOC117136986 gene encoding uncharacterized protein LOC117136986 isoform X2 produces the protein MDASFHQTMESLQLPKELYWDLKMEPQSPTSVLGSDLFPLTDSSDTEWLYDHNFANGIILIGDDEAMTLNEAASLELLSDEEMVVEIFDLKDEECLLDQKATLNCIDYESNSYQPNINVITQAIVPENKVQFAASSDAASLLSAADYQLNDGPSLVLQQLTPPQSPPQFDSYKQTVDALPKPVLVKAEQKQCYTPDVTNAVSATTFNFNNWVGGSEIARENQLVDDIVNMRAKELEFSTNWQQFNEDCESQASSSLDSRSTESGVCSSIADADEDWVPQLISSSSSPAHTPIEQSASQPKKRTRTYGRGVEDRKIRKKEQNKNAATRYRQKKKLEMENVLGEEHVLSKENEQLRRTLQERRNEMRYLRQLIREFYQERKR